ATGCGTATAACTAGTACCACAATCCCATGTGCGTTAACTTGAAACAGAGAGCTGCGGGCGTTGGGTTGTGCGGGTGAGCCTGGTTGGGTCTCGCGAGAGACGTGCGGTCGACCACGGAAGTACGGAGGCGAAGGCCTTCTTTAGCTTTCGCAAATGCACGTAAAGAAaacaatatatatatatatgtataaCGAAATagaagaggtgcagcagcttaGCAAGGAAAGCGGGCGGTGACGCGTGCTtgtgagggagaggcgcgCATCACCGCACTCGTTGCACACGCAACGTATTACTGCTGTATCCATGGATGCAAGCCGTAGCTCCCCCCAAAACCCTCCTGTGTTTTATCGCCTCCGTCTCAGTTGCTCAAGATTCCCTCTGACacggcgaagacggcgcgcCATGCCTCTCGTGTTCCTGTGCCCCCTTGGTCGCACTTCACACATCCCTCGCAGATGTTGGAGGAGGGTGTCAGCCGagcagcagggaggcgagggcggagggtGCAGACAAGGCGGACCTGCGACCTCTGCTTCTCCCTTGTGTAATGCAGCTGTACACGTCTTGTGGAGCATGTGGTATTCACATGCTGtctttccccctctctccagtTGTCTCTCTGCGTTTCGTCTCGCTGCGATTGTGCGCAGGAACATTGCTGcgctcgcgtgcgcgtgcacgcttGCCTGGTGTGTTGCGTGCGGCTGCTAGCCACGTCCCTGCACCTCTTTCGTCCTTTTCCACTTCCTGCCGttggctgcgctgcagcacacccGCTCCGGCTGTCccctgcctctctcgctctcccgcgcgtgcgtgtgcagggtCGCAGTCCACCAGCCGGCGTCGACTGATCCGTTTCCTGCTCCACTCACGCTCTCCGAAAGGAACAGTAACCTCAGCGTGGTGCCTCGACagctcttccttttctcttaCACTACTGTTTAGAAGTTGGCACTTGGTAGAATCACCATTACCAATGCTTGCCCCGAGCTCGCAGAAGCCCGCCGGGGCCTCGCCGCGTGCACTTGCCCAGGAGGATggcagcggtgtcggcgtGACGGCAAGCTCCaccgcgtcgccggtgccgccacgcAGCTCCAAGGCACCGGTGCCTGTTGCTTCTCAGTTCGCAGTCAATGacatggaggcggtggagtTGGACCCTGCTGCTCTGTGGGCAGCGCTGGACCTTCCCGCCCCGGAGTCGATGCCATCACAGCACACGTCGCGCCGTGTTATCTTAGTCGGACGCCCGCTCAGCGGCAAGCGCACCCTCTGCCGACGACTGTGCttcgcagcggaggcgcagcatgccggcagcgatgatgccgctgacggcggccacgagcgcgacgccgtcacgGCGGACAACGACCGGCAGCCACTGTACCACCCAAAGTccgacgatgacgaggatgCAGCTCTCTTCCCCAACCAGCACATCGGCGGATGTGACATGCCCGGCGCCTACTCGAGTGGTGGGGCGCTCCAACGATGCACGGGGGTGGGGCCGCAAGACCGTGCGAACCCACTGTCCCACGGATCGGGTGTGTGCTATGACTACGTGGTTCAGCGAGTGCCGACGCGAGTTGTGCacgatggcggtgccgctggcggcgactCCGTCTCTGCCACTCAGCGCGCATCTGCGGGGTTCCTGATGACTCCTCTTGGTGGGACGGTGCGCCGCACAACGGAGTTTTTTTGCTGTGACAACGCCGGCGCCTTGTCAATGGCTCTGCCCACGCTCGATCACGTCGAGTCGGCGCTCGTTCTCATGGTGGTCGATGCCAGTGATGTGTCGACGATTCGCCAACAGCTGGATTACTGCTACTCGACGCTAGAGAGCTATGTAGCCAACCTACTGCGTACCCACGCACCGAATCAcgacgaggtgcgccgcatgcagctcgccgcggcgcagcaggagtACTGGTTGGCCGAGGAGCAGAAGCTGCGCATCGTGCGGACGAACTTAGcaagtggcagcagcagcagcggcactgcaggCGCTACTACCGCCGCTTCTTCCCCTTTCTCCACTAAGGAATGCATGCCTGACGTTCTCTTCAAGGACCCGGCGGCGAACATGGACAAGGTGAACAGCACTACATTTCGTGTGCCCGCCTCTGCCGGTACGGTGTGCACTATGCGCAGCGTCATTGTGTGCACCAAGATCGAGAACCTCGACCGTGCCTCGCGAGCGCTGGGGCTGACGgagagcggcaccgctgaAAATGAGGCGCTGCTCGATCGCCTCGGCATCCCGGTTGGGCTGCGCCTCGCCATGCGGAACTCGCGGCAGTCACTGCTGGGCTTGGTGTCACAGTTAGTGCGTCAGTACGCCATCTACCACCGAGCCGCTCTGGCGTCGGTGTGTTCGCGCGTGTCCATGACGACCGCAGGCGCCGAGGGCGAATATGCCAACTCGGCACTGGTGAATCCCTTCTATAAGGGCCTGTGGGCGTACATCGCGTACGTGTTGTACAGCGGCAAGGACCCGAACGCGTCGGTGCCGAGCGACGTCCTACGCGTCTGCTCTGCACGAATGCACCCACACGCGCTGTTGCCGTGCGGCCTCGATTCCGTGGACCTGCTGAACCACTTTGTCACCTCGAGCAACGCAGAGCTGCCTGAAGGGCCGTCCCTGACGTCGCCGGAGGACACTGCCGACTCGGTCATCCGCACAACATCCGAGAACGTCATCACACCCGACGGCGTCTTCTCACTTCACCAGAGGTACATTCAGCAGGCACAGGCGGACCTGACGAGCTCGGCGCCAGTGTGGGGCAGCCTGGAGGAGGTCACGCAGGGCGGTGAGGGCATGGTGTGGGACTCCATGTAGAAGGACGCGCCGGACAAACGAGAAACGGGCAGAAGGTGCTTGTGCCCATTCTTGCGTTTGCCACGGAGATAAGGACAACGGCACGTTGCCgcttgcagctgctgccatTCCGGGGCTCCTGGCTGCCCTTGTGTTCTTTCGCCCCGCCCTCCGCAGCAGAGCCATTCCAACCTCAACACGGGCGCCGACTTGCCGCCCCGATGGCGGTAggcggctgtgtgtgcgcgtgtgtgcctctctctcgcgaTGCCCGACTCATCTATCTTGTACTACCGCACGCAGCAGGGCAGCGTGCCTGTTTAGAGGTGTCTGCAACGCTACACTTTTACAGCACGCGTGCAATCCGAACTGCGCTGGTTTACGGCTTGTGCTGATCCTCAGCTTCCCCGCGCGTCATGTTCTTCACGGACGACGAGGTTCATGGTGTGTCTCCACCACCTTTTCTTGCAGGTCACGTTCACATCTGCACCGTTAGTAGTACTCCACGTGTATCAGCGCCCCCTTGCTCTCTGCACACAtgccctctcttctcccatCTTTCCACCTATCCCTCACCTGGACCGGTTGCCCACATTGATCAACCTCACATCGGCGATCTGGCGGTGTTCCCTGTagatgcgcgcacgcaagaGGCCACAGATGGCGACACACCGCTCACTCTGCCGTCCACGCGGCTGAGCTTGTACATATGCGGCGTTGCGGTTGGTCGCACCCCCGCGAAGCACCTCTTTaccaccagcggcagcctccGACGTGCGGAGCCGCTTCACTCCGGCGCTTCTGCTCGCCCTTCCGCACAAGGCACAAGGCGCGCCCGAAAAGTGCTCGTGCTTGTTGGCACGCCGCTATGCTGTCGCCGTTGTGAcggacggcgccgtcgaccTCTTCAACAGACCAACGGCTCTAGAAGCTGAGAGGCGCagccgacgctgcagcagcagcagggccacCGCCAAGATTGACTTCCCAGCAGGATTCAACACCACTGCACTTGTACAACGTGCACATGTTTACTGCGTTTCCGTCGACGAAGCGCATTGCCCCCTTCGCCGAGTCCTGCAAGATAGTGGGCGCTAAGTGCACGGTCGCTCTCGGTGCCGGCTGTATTTTGGACAGTGACCTCAGCAAAACTCGGTGGTGCTGTCGTGCTACGCAGCGGCCTTCTGGACGTGCAGCCTTGCGGCTGCGAAGACCACCTGCTTCCTCTTCTGCGTCATGCTCTAGTACATTCCGATACCCGGTGTGGTGAACAACTTCTACACAGCCGAGGCGGGATGGTGCCCGAGGGGGGCGGGCGGCACTTCACACGCGTCCTCTACAGCACCATTGCGTCTATCATTGGCGGCCTTGCTGGTGTTGCGGGCGTGGCAGCCTTCTTGCGCATCTTCTCCAAGCCCAGCTACCGGTCCACTGCCCTTGTCGCCACCCTCGCACCGGTCGTCGCCTCCGTCTTTGGCTTTGTCACTGTCCATCGCTAGAACCTCGCCATCGTCACCCGCGACCACGCAATGTACACAACGCGCGACGCCATCGTGTATGAGGCGTTCTCCTGCCTTGCTTGCGTGacgatggtgctgctgctgttgcatGTCTGGCCGCGCGGCTCGGGGAGCATGGTCtgcgccatcgtcgccggcagcggaaACCTTGGTGCGAGCACGGCGTACACGACGGGCTCGATCCTTTTGGAGAAGGTGTAGCCGATCGTGTCGAAAGGCGTGGCCACGTGCAACGCGGACCCCTTCGAAATGCTGCCTGCTGTGGGGCATTTTccttctgccgccgctgacgaagCTGCTGAGCTTCCTGTTGATCCCCTCTGCGCGCATCTGCGACCACATCGCTGTGGAGGGCCGCACTGCAAAGAAAGAGTCCAATCGCTGTCAGGAGGAGGCAAGATGGTTCGACGACCGGCGACACGGCTGAGGAGCCGTAGAACGACACGAAGCGCGGGCGCCGCGCGCAGAGCTTGCTGGGGCATGCACTGGCAGCGCGGCCCTATCGTTGATCTTTCAACATctcccgcccccctctctctgcggtCATCACACGCAACTGTTTCTGTTGGCCGCCTCGGCTTTCACTCCTTCTCGGTTTCTCGTGAATCTCACACAGCGACACGCTTTAGCTGGGCGGacgcgcgtcgccgctccGCGCTGCTCCGGGAATTATGAGTGGCTCGTTCTCCGAAGCGGACGACGTGCTGCGAGACGAGCGCTGGTTCACGCGAGGATGAAATAGAGAGCTCAACTCCACCCACCAATGGCGATCACGgccccctttccccttccctcctaCGACTTTGcctcgctccccctcccgcgcTCTCCCACGACAACGCCGCACTTTCGGAGTGGCTCTCCGCAACTGCATGCCCTCGGCACCCCTCCCGTGACGCCTGCCGGTACCCCAGGCAGGCGTGCGAACAGTTTGTCGGTGGCGCGCTGCCTGCCCATCTGCcatcctcccctcccttctcgtctttctctccactctcctctttctctctctcgtgcagCCCTATCCACTTGGTACTCGCTCTTCCGGAACTGCACCGCTCACGCCCATCTGCAGTGCCACACCTCATtacacgcaagcacgcacatcAGTTACCATTCCATTGTTCAGCCTCTGCAgtatcccccccccacgcTCTTCGCTCCCTTTCCgcatctcccccccctctccccttccacTCACACACTTCCTtctccatcaccaccactgAAAGATGCCGGCAGTACACGTGAAGAGCGACAAAGTGAAGTACACGCCTGAGGTTATCGAGTCGCTGTATGACTATGCCACGACGCGCGTGAGACGCAACACAGACGGCACGGTGTCGGTGGAGCCGACGAAGTGCCAACTGCTGTTCCGCACGGCGCGCCAGGTGCCGCGCGTGGGCGTGATGCTGGTCGGCTGGTGCGGCAACAACGGCACGACAGTGACAGCGGGTATCCTTGCGAACAAGCTGGGCCTGAAGTGGCGCACGCGGCACGGCATGCAGTCGGCCAATTATTTTGGCTCCATCACTCAGTCCAGCACCATCAACCTGGGCATGACGCGCGACATGGACGAGGTCTTCGTGCCGCTCAAGGACTTGGTGCCGATGGTGTCACCCGACAATCTGGTTATCGGCGGGTGGGACTGCAACAACATGAACCTCGGCgacgcgatgcggcgcgccgccgttctggatgtgcaggtgcaggaCGCGCTCTACGATCATATGAAAAAGTTGTGCCCGCTGCCGGCCATCTTCGACATTGACTTCGTCGCGGCAAACCAGAAGGATCGCGCGAACAATGTGCTCGACACGTGCGACCGCTGGGAGGCAGTGGAGCAGGTGCGCAAGGACATCCGCGACTTCAAGTCGGCCAACGAGCTGGAAAAGGTGATTGTGCTGTGGACTGCTAATACAGAGCGCTTCAGCGagcaccgcgacggcgtccACGACACGGCCGAGAAcctgctggcggcggtgaagcgCAACGAGTCGGAGTTGGCGCCGTCCACACTGTACGCGATGGCAGCCGTTCTCGAGAAGTGCAGCTTCATCAACGGCGCGCCGCAAAACACGCTGTGCCCCGGGCTGGTGGAGATGGCGCGCGAGGCGAAGGTCTTCGTCGGCGGTGACGACTTCAAGAGCGGTCAGACCAAGATGAAGAGCGCCCTGGTGGAGTTCTTTGTCGGCGCCGGCATCAAGCCCGAGTGCATCGCCAGCTACAACCACCTCGGCAACAACGATGGCTACAACTTGTCCAGCCACAAGCAGTTCTGCTCGAAAGAGATTACCAAGAGCAACGTGGTGGACGACATGATCAAGTCCAACCAGGTGCTCTTCCCCGAAGGTGCGCGAAAGCCGGACCACTGCATCGTCATCAAGTACATTCCCTACGTTGGGGACAGCAAGCGCGCACTAGACGAGTACACCTTCTCCATATTCATGGGTGGCCAGCAGACAGTCGTGCTGCACAACACCTGCGAGGACTCGCTACTTGCAGCGCCGCTCATCATTGACCTTATCGTGCTCACCGAGCTCATGGAGCGCGTCACGAtcagcgccagcgacgacacgcagacgccgccgccagcgtccTTCGAGCATATGGAGACGGTGCTGTCCATTCTGTCCTACCTGCTCAAGGCGCCTGCCGTGCCAGAGGGCACGCCGGTCGTTAACGCGCTCAATCGCCAGAGGGCGGCCATCGAGAACGTGCTGCGTGCCATGATTGGGCTTCCGCCGGACAGCAACATGCTGCTCGAGTGCCGCGTTCCCTTCATACGCGAGGAGCACATCAACGGCAAGtgacaccaccacccctaAAGGCCCTCTCCTCGGCTATATCTATATATCCCCCGTATTCCCTTGACAACCCCTTGTCTGTGCGATGCGGAACAACTCTTGTGCGACCTACCACCGCCCGTCCCTCTCCCACACCTACACATACCTATACAGACGTTCACGAGCTCTGCaggtgtgccgctgcgatTTCGCGTCGCTGCGACTCT
This sequence is a window from Leishmania major strain Friedlin complete genome, chromosome 14. Protein-coding genes within it:
- the INO1 gene encoding inositol-3-phosphate synthase translates to MPAVHVKSDKVKYTPEVIESLYDYATTRVRRNTDGTVSVEPTKCQLLFRTARQVPRVGVMLVGWCGNNGTTVTAGILANKLGLKWRTRHGMQSANYFGSITQSSTINLGMTRDMDEVFVPLKDLVPMVSPDNLVIGGWDCNNMNLGDAMRRAAVLDVQVQDALYDHMKKLCPLPAIFDIDFVAANQKDRANNVLDTCDRWEAVEQVRKDIRDFKSANELEKVIVLWTANTERFSEHRDGVHDTAENLLAAVKRNESELAPSTLYAMAAVLEKCSFINGAPQNTLCPGLVEMAREAKVFVGGDDFKSGQTKMKSALVEFFVGAGIKPECIASYNHLGNNDGYNLSSHKQFCSKEITKSNVVDDMIKSNQVLFPEGARKPDHCIVIKYIPYVGDSKRALDEYTFSIFMGGQQTVVLHNTCEDSLLAAPLIIDLIVLTELMERVTISASDDTQTPPPASFEHMETVLSILSYLLKAPAVPEGTPVVNALNRQRAAIENVLRAMIGLPPDSNMLLECRVPFIREEHINGK